Proteins found in one Paenibacillus sp. FSL R10-2782 genomic segment:
- a CDS encoding multidrug efflux SMR transporter: MNWIFLILAGVFEMIGVLMINKLHKDRNFLFIFYLLGGFGLSFFFLNLAMEALPMGTAYAVWTGIGASGGAILGMIIFYGEPRNTARILFIAMVLGSAVGLKLVS, encoded by the coding sequence ATGAACTGGATATTTCTAATTTTGGCAGGCGTATTTGAGATGATTGGAGTTCTCATGATTAATAAGCTCCATAAAGACCGGAATTTCCTGTTCATTTTCTACTTGCTTGGAGGCTTTGGATTGAGCTTTTTCTTTCTTAACCTGGCCATGGAAGCACTACCAATGGGAACAGCCTATGCCGTCTGGACCGGTATTGGAGCTTCGGGCGGGGCGATATTGGGTATGATAATCTTTTATGGTGAACCACGTAATACTGCGAGAATTTTGTTCATTGCGATGGTACTCGGTTCAGCAGTTGGTCTAAAGCTGGTAAGCTGA
- a CDS encoding multidrug efflux SMR transporter, whose product MNKTWLSVVIAALFGVGWVIGLKHASGWLEWGGTLVAIFVSFILMIMASRTLPVGTVYAVFVGLGTAGTVLAEILLFGAEVQGSKLMLIGLLLFGVVGLKMQSKEKKQGKEVH is encoded by the coding sequence ATGAACAAGACATGGTTATCTGTTGTAATTGCGGCATTATTTGGAGTTGGATGGGTTATCGGCCTGAAACATGCCAGTGGATGGTTAGAGTGGGGAGGGACTTTAGTCGCCATTTTTGTCAGTTTTATACTCATGATTATGGCTTCCCGTACGCTTCCAGTAGGAACAGTATATGCAGTGTTTGTCGGTTTGGGAACGGCCGGTACTGTATTGGCAGAAATTTTGTTGTTTGGTGCTGAAGTACAGGGATCTAAATTGATGCTAATCGGGCTACTTCTGTTCGGAGTTGTAGGACTCAAAATGCAGAGCAAAGAGAAGAAACAAGGAAAAGAGGTGCACTGA
- a CDS encoding GNAT family N-acetyltransferase, translating to MTVKIIKCSREDLPILQEISIETFNDTFKDQNSPKNMKTYLQRAFNSKQLEEELSNVSSEIFFIYFNEELAGYLKVNMNEAQSEKMGDESLEIERIYIKNKLQKNGVGRYLLNKAMEIAMEQNKNKIWLGVWEKNENAIAFYKKMGFIQTGAHSFYMGDEEQIDFIMTKTMI from the coding sequence ATGACTGTAAAAATAATAAAGTGCAGCCGTGAAGATTTACCAATACTCCAAGAAATAAGTATTGAAACATTCAACGATACATTTAAAGATCAAAATTCACCTAAAAATATGAAAACCTATCTGCAAAGAGCATTTAACTCTAAACAGTTGGAGGAGGAATTGTCCAATGTCTCTTCAGAAATCTTTTTCATCTATTTCAATGAAGAACTTGCTGGATATTTAAAGGTAAATATGAATGAGGCCCAATCCGAAAAAATGGGTGATGAGTCACTCGAAATTGAGAGGATTTATATAAAAAACAAACTTCAAAAAAATGGGGTTGGTAGATATCTGCTAAATAAAGCTATGGAAATTGCAATGGAACAAAATAAAAACAAAATCTGGCTCGGTGTATGGGAAAAAAATGAAAATGCTATTGCTTTTTATAAGAAGATGGGGTTTATTCAAACGGGTGCCCACTCTTTTTATATGGGGGATGAAGAGCAAATTGATTTCATAATGACCAAAACAATGATATAG
- a CDS encoding MarR family winged helix-turn-helix transcriptional regulator, whose product MKEVLREIGMIARALDSISNIEFKEYDLTKGQYLYIVRICENPGIIQEKLAEMIKVDRTTASRAIKKLVINGFIEKKEDNHNKKIKKLFPTEKGNNVYPFIKRENDHSNNVALEGFSEREVETIFNLLQRVRINIGTDWEFVKKGNKRNY is encoded by the coding sequence ATGAAGGAAGTACTTCGTGAAATTGGAATGATAGCAAGGGCATTAGATTCAATAAGTAATATAGAATTTAAAGAGTATGACCTTACAAAAGGGCAGTATTTGTACATTGTTCGAATATGTGAAAACCCCGGAATCATTCAAGAAAAGTTAGCTGAGATGATAAAAGTAGATCGAACAACAGCATCTCGTGCTATAAAAAAACTTGTAATTAATGGTTTTATTGAAAAGAAGGAAGATAACCATAACAAAAAAATTAAAAAACTCTTTCCAACAGAGAAAGGAAACAATGTCTATCCATTTATAAAAAGAGAAAATGATCATTCCAATAACGTTGCATTAGAGGGATTTTCGGAAAGAGAAGTAGAAACCATTTTCAATCTTCTTCAAAGAGTAAGAATAAATATAGGGACTGACTGGGAATTTGTGAAAAAGGGGAACAAGAGAAATTATTGA
- a CDS encoding helix-turn-helix domain-containing protein codes for MEEKQTALYEVTQVMKQAKERRMYERYQALYLHLKGKSVKEIAEILNRSKETVNSYIRAYEIGGLAGLQMKVFSGVPTRLTKEQQEQLKQTIVDSVPRVCKIYCVSSLQTVAMERVVKR; via the coding sequence ATGGAGGAAAAACAAACGGCACTGTATGAAGTAACACAAGTGATGAAACAAGCAAAAGAACGCCGCATGTATGAACGCTATCAAGCGTTGTATTTGCATCTCAAGGGAAAATCCGTTAAAGAGATTGCCGAAATCCTGAACCGCAGCAAGGAAACGGTGAATAGCTACATTCGGGCGTATGAAATCGGCGGATTAGCGGGTCTGCAAATGAAGGTTTTCTCCGGAGTGCCCACTCGATTAACCAAAGAACAGCAGGAACAGTTGAAGCAAACCATTGTCGATTCCGTTCCGCGAGTCTGTAAAATATATTGTGTAAGCTCTCTCCAAACAGTCGCAATGGAAAGAGTCGTAAAACGGTAG
- a CDS encoding DNA polymerase IV translates to MIKKDKRTIFLADCQSFYASVEKASHPEYENKPLVVAGDPSRRSGIILAACPIAKSFGVTTAERLGEALKKCPELVIVRPRMKYYIDVSLTITNIYKEYTDLVEVFSIDEQFLDISGSIRTFGDPLVIAKDIQQNVLLQTGVWVRIGSSSNKILAKIATDIWAKKNKNGIFTLPIAEVEHLLWPQPVSKMFGVGSRMTAHFARLGITTIGDIGRMTLPELKTKLRSHFGKQSDIQAEVMWRSANGLDDSPVVPSTLGSPQKSVGHAMTLPKDYSKRNEIETILLELTEEVCRDSRRKGYMGSVVTVSCICSPYEAPTGFSRQMKLTDPTNNTNKVYDSAKKIFYNFWNGMPIRRLGVTLSELVDDQTYQLSFFEDQERTRSLEKATDSIKERYGSAAIVRASSLTNAGQALERSLKIGGHYK, encoded by the coding sequence ATGATTAAAAAAGATAAGAGAACAATTTTTTTAGCAGATTGTCAAAGTTTTTACGCTAGCGTGGAAAAAGCTTCTCACCCAGAGTATGAAAATAAACCACTTGTAGTGGCTGGCGATCCTTCACGTAGATCGGGAATCATTTTAGCGGCGTGCCCCATTGCAAAAAGTTTCGGTGTAACAACAGCAGAGCGTCTGGGAGAAGCTCTGAAAAAGTGTCCTGAACTTGTTATCGTACGACCGCGGATGAAATACTATATTGATGTTTCTTTAACAATCACGAATATATATAAGGAGTACACCGATCTTGTAGAGGTGTTTAGTATAGATGAACAATTCTTGGATATTTCTGGTAGTATAAGAACCTTCGGTGATCCATTAGTTATTGCAAAAGATATTCAACAAAATGTTCTTTTACAAACTGGAGTTTGGGTTCGAATAGGAAGCAGTTCTAATAAGATACTTGCAAAAATTGCAACTGACATTTGGGCCAAGAAAAATAAAAACGGGATTTTCACACTACCCATAGCAGAAGTTGAACATTTATTGTGGCCACAACCAGTCAGCAAAATGTTTGGAGTGGGATCGCGGATGACAGCACATTTTGCACGGCTTGGCATAACAACTATCGGAGATATCGGCAGAATGACCTTGCCGGAGCTTAAGACGAAACTCCGTAGTCATTTTGGAAAACAGTCGGACATCCAGGCAGAAGTTATGTGGAGGAGCGCTAACGGTCTGGATGATAGCCCTGTTGTTCCATCTACGCTCGGTTCCCCGCAAAAGTCGGTAGGCCATGCAATGACCCTGCCCAAGGATTATTCGAAAAGGAATGAGATTGAAACGATCTTGCTTGAACTCACCGAAGAAGTTTGCCGAGACAGCCGTCGTAAAGGGTATATGGGCTCTGTTGTGACCGTCAGTTGTATATGCAGTCCATATGAAGCTCCTACCGGATTTTCCAGGCAAATGAAGCTTACCGACCCGACTAACAATACGAATAAAGTGTACGACTCAGCAAAAAAAATATTTTATAATTTTTGGAATGGTATGCCGATACGACGCCTAGGTGTCACTTTAAGTGAACTGGTTGACGATCAAACATATCAACTCTCCTTCTTTGAAGATCAGGAGCGTACACGTTCCCTGGAAAAAGCAACAGATAGCATTAAAGAACGCTATGGTAGTGCAGCTATTGTAAGAGCTTCCTCTTTGACCAACGCGGGTCAGGCGCTGGAAAGGTCCCTAAAAATTGGTGGGCATTATAAATAA
- a CDS encoding TetR/AcrR family transcriptional regulator: protein MQESKTKQKIVDYATKKFFTIGFSKISTDQMANELGMSKATLYKYFPKKEVLLEEVVSHFAQEQLRDIERIASDAELEFRQKIERFMLAVGKRLSTVKQEAMQDIQRSVPEIYEQLMELRKNIILKKLSELFQQGVYDGLFRKDLDQTFVVSVILAAIESLANPEFLSNSAHTYETVFQNILTLILEGNMIRERNDGG from the coding sequence ATGCAAGAATCCAAGACAAAACAAAAAATTGTTGATTACGCTACAAAGAAGTTTTTCACGATCGGTTTCTCCAAAATCTCGACGGATCAAATGGCGAACGAGCTTGGCATGAGTAAAGCGACATTGTACAAATATTTTCCAAAGAAGGAGGTGCTGCTTGAAGAGGTGGTTTCCCATTTCGCCCAAGAACAGCTGCGGGATATAGAACGAATTGCTTCTGATGCCGAGCTTGAATTCAGGCAAAAGATTGAGCGGTTTATGCTTGCAGTTGGGAAACGGCTCAGTACGGTGAAACAAGAAGCTATGCAAGACATCCAACGATCGGTGCCCGAAATCTATGAACAACTAATGGAATTACGCAAAAATATCATTTTGAAAAAGCTAAGCGAGCTCTTTCAACAAGGAGTGTACGACGGTTTGTTTCGCAAAGATTTGGATCAGACTTTTGTGGTGAGCGTCATCCTTGCGGCGATCGAGTCATTGGCGAATCCTGAATTTTTATCAAATTCCGCACACACCTATGAAACTGTGTTTCAAAATATACTGACGCTGATTCTCGAAGGAAATATGATCAGGGAAAGGAACGATGGGGGATGA
- a CDS encoding FAD-dependent monooxygenase has protein sequence MKTLETDVCIAGGGPAGMLLALLLAKMNIRVHVLEKQKNFDREYRGEILQPRFLQMLDQLGLKEYLEKFPHEKLKQGAFFVHDHQIGSINFQNVYSGIPYAISMPQPVLLQALYEKAAEYPSFELSFHASVMKMIMEEGVVKGVTVKCVDEEFDIRAKITIGADGRFSTLRRLMDYAIEYEQYSMDLIWFTIEHPEHWERMLRFQISNGPTCIMGSKYGNRLQVGIAFKREEWDAIKQQGIEAFKQTIINTHPYFKDFASSLTDFKPFTPLQSKLFMVKQWAKDGCLLIGDAAHCATPIGAVGVSLSCATAVIAADVIVKAINENDFSAGMLNLVQKIREPEIRKIHAFQKKIENVMVDSPVLRKIRPIAITLLAKTPLFTKIQKRMLLMPTPLPIDPQLSFNKQ, from the coding sequence ATGAAAACTTTGGAAACGGACGTTTGCATAGCGGGCGGTGGCCCAGCGGGCATGCTCCTAGCTCTGCTTCTGGCGAAGATGAATATTCGGGTTCACGTGCTGGAGAAACAGAAGAACTTCGATCGCGAATACCGCGGAGAGATTTTGCAACCTCGTTTTCTGCAAATGCTGGATCAGCTCGGCCTCAAAGAATATTTGGAAAAATTTCCACATGAGAAACTGAAACAAGGAGCGTTCTTTGTCCACGATCATCAAATCGGATCCATCAATTTTCAAAATGTTTACTCCGGCATCCCTTATGCCATTTCCATGCCACAGCCAGTCCTGCTGCAAGCCTTGTATGAGAAAGCAGCCGAATACCCTTCATTCGAGTTATCTTTTCATGCCTCCGTAATGAAAATGATTATGGAAGAGGGCGTGGTCAAAGGCGTTACAGTCAAATGCGTTGATGAGGAGTTCGACATTCGTGCTAAAATTACCATCGGAGCAGACGGTCGATTCTCGACACTGCGCCGATTAATGGATTATGCAATAGAGTATGAGCAGTATAGCATGGACTTGATCTGGTTTACGATTGAACACCCGGAGCACTGGGAGCGTATGCTGCGGTTTCAGATCTCGAACGGTCCGACCTGCATCATGGGCTCTAAATATGGTAATCGGCTACAGGTGGGGATCGCTTTTAAGAGGGAAGAATGGGATGCTATCAAGCAGCAAGGGATTGAAGCCTTCAAACAAACGATCATCAATACCCATCCTTATTTCAAGGATTTCGCCAGCTCGTTAACGGATTTCAAACCATTTACTCCGCTGCAATCGAAGCTTTTTATGGTCAAACAATGGGCGAAGGACGGGTGCCTTCTCATTGGGGATGCCGCCCATTGCGCTACCCCGATAGGAGCGGTAGGAGTGTCGCTTTCCTGCGCAACTGCCGTTATTGCCGCGGATGTAATTGTAAAAGCAATCAACGAGAATGATTTCTCAGCCGGAATGCTGAACCTGGTACAAAAGATTCGCGAGCCGGAAATCAGAAAGATCCACGCGTTTCAGAAAAAGATTGAGAATGTCATGGTGGACTCTCCAGTGCTGCGCAAAATTAGACCGATCGCAATTACCCTACTGGCCAAAACTCCATTGTTTACCAAAATCCAAAAACGGATGCTTCTGATGCCCACTCCTTTGCCAATCGATCCGCAGTTATCGTTCAATAAACAATGA
- a CDS encoding stage VI sporulation protein F, whose amino-acid sequence MSYQQYGISPQLVERIKLKMKNRALKERVKQQIEGVTKTDLQNKAKVRQLVKSTSAILNERLTAAQEEQLTAFVLAQKIDPSNTFHLIKLWGMFR is encoded by the coding sequence TTGAGCTATCAGCAATATGGAATCAGTCCGCAACTGGTGGAGCGGATTAAGTTGAAAATGAAAAATCGTGCGCTTAAGGAGCGGGTTAAGCAGCAGATCGAAGGCGTGACCAAGACGGACCTGCAAAACAAAGCCAAGGTACGTCAACTTGTGAAGTCCACTTCCGCTATTTTGAACGAGCGGCTGACGGCTGCACAGGAAGAACAATTGACGGCATTCGTACTGGCGCAAAAGATCGATCCGTCTAATACGTTCCATCTGATTAAGCTGTGGGGGATGTTTCGTTAA
- the recG gene encoding ATP-dependent DNA helicase RecG, translating into MLQLDQIPLKQIHGVSALKEGELHAFGISNVQDMLEYYPFRYEDYSLRSLSEVKDGDKITVQAKILGIPVLQRYGRKSRLTCKLMAEDWMFTATWFNRHFLKEQLTSGREIVVTGKWDLKRMQMTVSDSEFPDKGVARSGTIQPVYSIGGKITQTWMRKTMNQTLQQFGEMIPEILPESLVRNYSMMPRKQAIAGIHQPQDNREGQEARRRMVYEELFLFQLKMQAFRALNRGRADGVVHTVDNATVREFVRALPFELTDAQKKVELEILRDLRSPYCMNRLLQGDVGSGKTVVAAIGLFATVRSGFQGALMVPTEILAEQHMRSLHKLFEPFGIGVGLLTGSTTGKKRKELLASLQMGLLDIVVGTHALIQEDVYFRQLGLVVTDEQHRFGVNQRSILRRKGYNPDVLTMTATPIPRTLAITAFGDMDVSTLSERPKGRIPISTYWVKHELMDRVLGFISREVDQGRQAYLICPLIEESEKLDVQNAIDLHIQMQQAFPHYRVGLLHGRMTPAEKEEVMRSFYGNEVQLLISTTVVEVGVDVPNATLMIIMDADRFGLSQLHQLRGRVGRGAHASYCVLVADPKSEVGRERMKVMTDTDDGFEVARRDLDLRGPGDFFGTKQSGLPEFRLADMVADFEVLEKAREDATGLIADSSFWTSPQYAALRGYLQKEQIFQGDLID; encoded by the coding sequence ATGTTACAGCTGGATCAAATACCTTTGAAACAAATACACGGCGTGAGCGCTCTCAAAGAAGGAGAGCTTCACGCTTTTGGCATTTCTAACGTGCAGGACATGCTGGAATATTATCCGTTCCGGTATGAGGATTACAGTCTGCGTTCGCTGAGCGAAGTGAAGGACGGAGATAAAATTACGGTGCAGGCTAAAATTCTGGGCATTCCGGTGCTTCAGCGCTATGGGCGCAAATCCAGATTGACTTGTAAATTGATGGCTGAGGACTGGATGTTTACAGCTACGTGGTTCAATCGTCATTTTTTGAAGGAGCAGTTAACGTCAGGCCGTGAAATTGTAGTGACTGGCAAATGGGATCTGAAACGGATGCAGATGACCGTTTCGGATTCCGAGTTTCCCGATAAAGGAGTCGCTCGTTCGGGAACGATTCAGCCTGTGTACTCCATAGGTGGCAAGATTACGCAGACCTGGATGCGTAAGACGATGAACCAGACACTCCAACAGTTTGGTGAAATGATTCCCGAAATTTTGCCGGAGTCGCTTGTGCGTAATTACAGTATGATGCCGCGTAAGCAGGCAATTGCAGGTATACACCAGCCTCAGGACAATCGAGAGGGGCAAGAGGCCCGGCGTCGGATGGTATATGAAGAGCTGTTTTTATTTCAGCTAAAAATGCAGGCATTCCGTGCGTTGAATCGCGGCCGGGCAGACGGGGTCGTACATACGGTGGATAATGCCACGGTACGCGAATTTGTGAGGGCCTTGCCGTTTGAGCTGACGGATGCTCAGAAGAAAGTCGAGCTTGAAATACTGCGTGATCTGCGGTCGCCCTATTGTATGAACCGTCTGCTTCAAGGAGATGTTGGGTCAGGGAAAACCGTGGTTGCGGCCATCGGCTTGTTTGCTACGGTGCGTTCCGGTTTTCAAGGGGCGTTGATGGTACCAACAGAAATTTTGGCTGAGCAGCATATGCGATCGCTTCACAAGCTATTTGAACCGTTTGGGATTGGTGTGGGGTTGTTGACGGGCAGTACAACCGGGAAGAAGCGTAAGGAACTGCTGGCATCGCTCCAGATGGGTCTGCTGGATATTGTGGTGGGCACGCATGCCCTTATTCAGGAAGATGTGTATTTCCGCCAGCTTGGGCTGGTTGTAACGGATGAGCAGCACAGATTTGGTGTAAATCAGCGTAGTATATTGCGTCGCAAGGGTTATAATCCCGATGTTCTTACAATGACGGCAACACCGATTCCGCGTACGCTGGCCATCACTGCTTTTGGCGATATGGATGTCTCTACGTTGTCAGAGCGGCCAAAGGGGCGTATTCCCATTTCTACGTATTGGGTAAAGCATGAGCTGATGGATCGTGTGCTCGGATTTATTTCCCGTGAGGTGGATCAGGGACGACAGGCTTATCTGATTTGTCCGTTAATTGAGGAGTCCGAGAAACTGGATGTACAGAATGCCATCGATCTGCATATTCAAATGCAGCAGGCTTTCCCACATTACCGCGTCGGTCTGCTGCATGGACGAATGACTCCTGCTGAAAAGGAAGAGGTTATGCGTTCTTTTTATGGCAATGAAGTCCAGTTACTCATTTCAACGACAGTTGTAGAGGTGGGTGTAGATGTGCCGAATGCGACGCTAATGATCATTATGGATGCCGACCGCTTTGGCTTGTCCCAGTTGCATCAGTTGCGTGGACGTGTCGGACGGGGGGCACATGCCTCGTACTGTGTGCTGGTCGCTGATCCCAAGTCTGAGGTGGGTCGGGAGCGGATGAAGGTTATGACCGATACGGACGATGGTTTTGAGGTGGCTAGACGTGACTTGGATTTGAGAGGGCCGGGTGACTTTTTCGGTACCAAGCAAAGTGGGCTGCCCGAGTTTCGGTTAGCAGATATGGTAGCGGATTTTGAGGTGCTGGAAAAGGCACGTGAGGATGCGACTGGTTTGATCGCGGATTCGTCCTTTTGGACATCTCCGCAGTATGCAGCATTACGTGGCTATTTGCAAAAAGAGCAGATTTTCCAGGGTGATCTTATCGACTAA
- a CDS encoding DegV family protein, translating to MSNTIIVTDSTADIPQELVDRLGIVIVPLTVMFGNTTYLDGIEMSAAQFYSELVRADGLPTTSQPSPARFLETFTTLLEQHPDNQIVSIHLSSGVSGTYQSALLGKSMLEKHEDRITVLDSKLASYGYGMLVVYAAELAASGHSPADIVQALEHRQERLCLYFLVDTLEYLQKGGRIGKAAAMIGTLLNIKPILSMDKEGIIYSADKARGHKKATARIIELLERDLKGQKINIAVGHTADRPAAEAFEAQLAEHFELGERIYTEVGAAIGAHVGPGTIAIFAWPAGDER from the coding sequence ATGAGCAACACCATCATTGTGACCGATAGCACGGCTGATATTCCACAGGAACTGGTAGACCGTCTCGGGATAGTCATTGTGCCGCTGACGGTGATGTTCGGAAACACGACTTACCTTGACGGCATTGAGATGTCTGCCGCGCAATTTTACAGCGAACTGGTACGGGCTGATGGGCTACCTACGACGTCACAGCCTTCACCAGCCCGCTTTTTGGAGACATTCACTACGCTGTTGGAGCAACATCCCGACAACCAGATCGTTTCCATCCATTTGTCTTCCGGCGTGAGTGGAACGTATCAGTCCGCTCTGCTGGGTAAATCCATGCTGGAGAAGCATGAAGACAGAATAACTGTGCTAGATTCCAAATTGGCCTCGTACGGATATGGTATGCTTGTGGTCTATGCGGCAGAGCTGGCGGCTTCTGGGCATTCCCCGGCTGATATCGTTCAAGCTTTAGAGCATCGTCAGGAACGTCTTTGCTTGTATTTTCTGGTGGATACGCTGGAATACTTGCAAAAAGGGGGGCGTATCGGCAAAGCAGCAGCCATGATTGGCACCCTGCTCAATATTAAGCCGATTCTCTCGATGGACAAGGAAGGCATCATTTATTCGGCAGACAAGGCAAGAGGACATAAAAAAGCAACAGCACGAATCATTGAATTGCTGGAACGGGATTTAAAGGGCCAAAAAATTAATATTGCTGTGGGCCATACGGCAGATCGTCCGGCAGCAGAAGCGTTCGAGGCACAGTTGGCAGAACACTTTGAGCTGGGAGAGCGAATATATACGGAAGTTGGCGCTGCGATCGGAGCCCATGTGGGGCCCGGAACGATTGCCATTTTTGCATGGCCGGCCGGAGATGAGAGGTAA
- a CDS encoding DAK2 domain-containing protein, with amino-acid sequence MSNRSLNGTDFTAMVLAGAEQLQQHAEHVNSLNVFPVPDGDTGTNMNLTMSAGVTELKRGDSSSIGVMSGILSKGLLMGARGNSGVILSQLFRGFSRYAAPYEELNTLQFASALQSGVDAAYKAVVKPVEGTILTVAKEAAKQAVFFSRRTNDITELMEEVLTKAKETLAMTQDMLPVLKQVGVVDSGGQGLVYIYEGFMQHLGSGLVTAPSVKGENVRTAYAPHVSERPTAQAIAPSPDAPISAQAKLETENIEFLYDMEFFINRQLGEAQGTDFDEEAFRKALSVDGDSIIVISDDDVIKVHVHSKAPGEVLNLALRYGEITQIRILNMREQHRDLLSAGMDGAPEPEWFAEIPAEPAREEEPSEPPAHELAPYGFIAVAPGEGIADIFRSLGVDVVLSGGQTMNPSTEDFVNAARSIAAQHIFILPNNSNIILAAEQARELLEMERLVSVIPSKTIPQGIAAAFAFQEEEAFEANQDSMRDAVSRVKSGQVTYAVRDTTLDDLQITAGHYIGIQDSKIVATDEQLIATARLLLTKMLVNGDEIVTILTGSDAQQEDTEQLVAWLEENYSDAEVEVHEGGQPIYPYLFSVET; translated from the coding sequence TTGAGTAATCGTTCTTTGAATGGTACAGATTTTACCGCAATGGTTTTAGCCGGGGCGGAACAATTACAGCAGCATGCGGAACACGTCAATTCACTTAATGTATTTCCGGTGCCGGACGGTGACACAGGAACTAACATGAATTTGACGATGAGCGCGGGCGTAACAGAATTAAAGAGGGGGGATTCTTCCTCCATCGGTGTCATGTCCGGCATATTATCCAAAGGTTTGCTGATGGGAGCCCGCGGCAACTCAGGGGTTATCCTGTCTCAGTTGTTTCGTGGCTTTAGCCGTTACGCTGCCCCATACGAGGAATTGAATACCCTTCAGTTCGCATCGGCATTGCAGAGCGGGGTGGATGCGGCCTACAAGGCGGTAGTTAAGCCGGTGGAGGGTACAATTCTTACCGTGGCGAAGGAAGCGGCCAAGCAAGCTGTGTTTTTTTCACGCCGAACGAATGACATTACTGAACTGATGGAAGAAGTGCTTACCAAAGCGAAGGAAACGCTTGCCATGACGCAGGACATGCTTCCGGTACTGAAGCAAGTTGGGGTTGTGGACTCGGGTGGACAAGGACTTGTGTATATTTATGAAGGGTTCATGCAGCATCTTGGAAGCGGTTTGGTGACAGCTCCAAGTGTAAAAGGGGAGAATGTACGCACTGCTTATGCTCCTCATGTATCCGAGAGACCGACAGCGCAAGCGATTGCTCCTTCACCGGATGCGCCGATTTCGGCGCAGGCGAAGCTTGAAACGGAAAATATTGAATTTTTATATGATATGGAATTTTTTATTAATCGACAATTGGGAGAAGCCCAAGGTACGGACTTTGATGAGGAAGCCTTCCGGAAAGCGTTATCTGTGGATGGAGACTCTATCATTGTTATTTCTGACGATGATGTTATTAAGGTTCATGTTCATTCCAAGGCTCCGGGCGAAGTGTTGAATCTGGCGCTACGTTACGGGGAAATTACACAGATCCGTATTCTGAATATGCGCGAGCAGCATCGTGATTTGTTGTCTGCGGGTATGGATGGCGCTCCTGAGCCTGAGTGGTTTGCTGAAATACCGGCAGAGCCTGCACGTGAGGAGGAGCCATCTGAGCCACCGGCTCATGAGCTGGCACCCTATGGCTTCATAGCAGTGGCTCCAGGAGAAGGGATTGCTGATATTTTTAGAAGCTTAGGTGTGGATGTTGTCCTTTCCGGTGGTCAAACGATGAATCCGAGTACGGAAGACTTCGTTAATGCGGCTCGCTCGATTGCGGCTCAGCACATTTTTATCCTGCCGAATAATTCCAATATTATTCTAGCGGCAGAGCAGGCCCGTGAACTGCTGGAGATGGAGCGCCTAGTGTCGGTTATTCCGAGCAAAACGATTCCTCAGGGTATTGCTGCGGCATTCGCTTTTCAGGAGGAGGAAGCCTTTGAGGCCAATCAGGACAGCATGCGGGACGCGGTCAGCCGCGTGAAATCAGGGCAGGTAACCTATGCAGTACGGGATACGACGCTTGATGACCTGCAGATTACGGCCGGCCATTATATCGGTATTCAGGATTCCAAAATTGTAGCGACCGATGAACAATTAATCGCAACTGCTCGTCTTTTGCTGACCAAAATGTTGGTGAATGGTGATGAGATTGTTACGATTCTCACAGGTTCGGATGCGCAGCAAGAAGATACAGAGCAGCTCGTCGCATGGCTTGAAGAAAATTATTCGGATGCTGAAGTGGAAGTTCATGAAGGCGGTCAGCCGATTTATCCTTACCTGTTCTCGGTGGAAACTTAA
- the rpmB gene encoding 50S ribosomal protein L28: MSRKCSVTGKKPGTGNHVSHANNRNRRTWGVNVQKVRILVNGKPKRVYVSTRALKAGKVTRV, from the coding sequence ATGTCTCGTAAATGTTCTGTAACAGGCAAAAAGCCTGGCACCGGTAACCACGTATCTCACGCTAACAACCGTAATCGCCGTACTTGGGGCGTCAACGTACAGAAAGTTCGTATTCTCGTTAACGGTAAACCGAAACGCGTTTATGTCAGCACTCGTGCATTGAAAGCCGGTAAAGTAACTCGCGTGTAG
- the spoVM gene encoding stage V sporulation protein SpoVM, whose product MKFYTIKLPRFLGGFVKAILNTFQKS is encoded by the coding sequence ATGAAGTTTTATACAATCAAGCTGCCAAGATTTCTGGGTGGATTCGTCAAAGCCATTCTGAATACATTCCAGAAAAGCTGA